From the genome of Nicotiana sylvestris chromosome 2, ASM39365v2, whole genome shotgun sequence, one region includes:
- the LOC104210694 gene encoding CRIB domain-containing protein RIC6, with amino-acid sequence MTTKVKGLLKGLRYISQVFDEDKEKEMQIGFPTDVKHVAHIGWDGPSVDNPSWMKEFKSPGAFQSAPLVPPPGDLKENPDIKWVSEDSNRRSRNANSSSPTKDIKPEKPRTSRRHSTTENGTHDSTNKEPGNKSRSSRRHHNKEITSDGPKSSESSAKNHPDIPKKSRRKKSKEDGSASGSTRPSRSKGTYSTDSSPGQERESESSEISKEKQEE; translated from the exons ATGACCACAAAGGTGAAAGGCCTTCTTAAAGGCCTTAGGTATATTTCTCAAGTTTTTG atgaggataaagaaaaagaaatgcaAATTGGTTTTCCTACAGATGTAAAACATGTTGCACATATAGGATGGGATGGTCCATCTGTTGATAATCCAAGCTGG ATGAAAGAATTCAAATCACCAGGAGCATTTCAATCAGCTCCTTTGGTTCCTCCTCCTGGAGATCTTAAAGAAAATCCTGATATTAAATGGGTTTCTGAAG ATTCAAACAGAAGGTCTAGAAATGCAAATAGTTCTTCTCCAACCAAAGACATTAAACCAGAAAAACCAAGAACATCCAGGAGACATTCTACTACAGAAAATGGCACTCATGATTCTACAAACAAAGAACCTGGAAACAAATCCAGGAGTTCCAGGCGACATCATAACAAGGAAATAACGTCGGATGGTCCTAAATCGAGTGAATCTTCAGCTAAAAACCACCCTGATATCCCCAAAAAATCGCGACGAAAGAAGTCCAAGGAGGATGGTTCAGCCTCTGGCTCGACTCGACCATCAAGATCCAAAGGCACTTATTCTACAGATTCAAGTCCTGGACAGGAAAGGGAGAGTGAGAGTAGTGAAATTTCTAAAGAAAAACAAGAGGAGTAA
- the LOC104210693 gene encoding rab GTPase-activating protein 22-like isoform X2 produces MGNSMIAACKNGKFSLEEVDSYFPVRTECQADVPKTFFRPKVGKTLSERRWNAAFSQEGYLDIAGVLRRIQRGGIHPSIKGAVWEFLLGCFDPNSTFEERNELRQRRREQYAAWKSECQKIVPVIGSGKFTTNAIVTDDGQPTEHSNTSSDAQNTNSALPVDNGVCDKKVIQWKLNLSQIGLDVVRTDRALVFFENQANQAKLWDVLAVYAWMDKDIGYVQGMTDICSPMVILLENEADAFWCFEHAMLRLRENFKCTANSIGVQSQLSTLAQIVKTVDPKLHQHLEELDGGEYLFALRMLMVLFRRELSFVDALYLWEVMWAMEYNPKIYSLYDNTREQLPELVYDGKVNDKQLKQYGKFERKKVRTGATKQNDALAIFLVASVLETKKKRLMKEAKGLDDVVQIVGEITGNLDAKKALNKALKVHKKYLNKVKRS; encoded by the exons ATGGGTAACTCTATGATAGCTGCCTGCAAAAATG GGAAATTTTCTTTGGAGGAGGTAGACTCTTATTTTCCTGTTAGAACAGAATGTCAAGCTGATGTCCCCAAGACTTTTTTCAGACCAAAG GTAGGAAAAACTCTCAGTGAAAGAAGATGGAATGCTGCATTCTCTCAAGAGGGTTACTTGGATATAGCAGGTGTTCTTAGACGAATCCAACGAGGg GGGATTCATCCATCAATAAAAGGGGCTGTCTGGGAGTTCTTGCTGGGTTGTTTTGATCCCAATAGCACATTTGAGGAAAGAAATGAGCTTAGACAACGGCGAAG AGAGCAGTATGCTGCATGGAAATCTGAATGCCAAAAGATTGTACCAGTGATTGGCAGTGGGAAATTTACCACAAATGCTATAGTCACTGATGATGGTCAACCTACAGAGCATTCGAACACTTCCAGTGATGCACAAAATACTAACAGTGCCCTGCCGGTCGATAATGGCGTTTGTGACAAGAAAGTTATTCAGTGGAAGCTTAACTTGTCCCAAATTG GTCTGGATGTTGTTCGCACAGATCGTGCTCTTGTATTTTTTGAGAATCAAGCTAATCAGGCAAAACTCTGGGACGTGCTTGCTGTCTATGCATGGATGGATAAAGATATTGGTTATGTTCAAG GGATGACTGACATTTGCTCCCCAATGGTTATTCTACTTGAGAATGAAGCAGATGCATTCTGGTGCTTCGAACATGCAATGCTTAGATTG CGAGAAAATTTCAAGTGCACCGCAAATTCAATAGGAGTGCAATCTCAACTAAGTACCCTTGCACAAATTGTTAAAACTGTTGATCCGAAGCTTCATCAACACCTTG AGGAGTTAGATGGTGGAGAATATCTATTTGCGTTACGCATGCTGATGGTACTTTTCCGCAGAGAGCTCTCATTTGTCGATGCACTCTATCTTTGGGAG GTGATGTGGGCCATGGAGTACAACCCAAAGATATATTCATTGTATGACAACACACGGGAACAACTTCCCGAGCTGGTATATGATGGTAAAGTAAATGATAAGCAGCTAAAGCAGTATGGCAAATTTGAGAGGAAAAAAGTGAGAACTGGTGCAACAAAACAGAATGATGCCCTTGCCATTTTCCTAGTTGCAAGTGTTCTTGAGACCAAGAAAAAGCGGCTTATGAAAGAGGCAAAGGGCCTAGATGATGTTGTCCAG ATTGTGGGTGAGATAACTGGGAATTTGGATGCAAAGAAAGCACTAAATAAGGCTCTGAAGGTTCATAAGAAATACTTGAACAAG GTCAAAAGATCCTAG
- the LOC104210693 gene encoding rab GTPase-activating protein 22-like isoform X1, whose translation MGNSMIAACKNGKFSLEEVDSYFPVRTECQADVPKTFFRPKVGKTLSERRWNAAFSQEGYLDIAGVLRRIQRGGIHPSIKGAVWEFLLGCFDPNSTFEERNELRQRRREQYAAWKSECQKIVPVIGSGKFTTNAIVTDDGQPTEHSNTSSDAQNTNSALPVDNGVCDKKVIQWKLNLSQIGLDVVRTDRALVFFENQANQAKLWDVLAVYAWMDKDIGYVQGMTDICSPMVILLENEADAFWCFEHAMLRLRENFKCTANSIGVQSQLSTLAQIVKTVDPKLHQHLEELDGGEYLFALRMLMVLFRRELSFVDALYLWEVMWAMEYNPKIYSLYDNTREQLPELVYDGKVNDKQLKQYGKFERKKVRTGATKQNDALAIFLVASVLETKKKRLMKEAKGLDDVVQIVGEITGNLDAKKALNKALKVHKKYLNKASFFIHRSLLHPPP comes from the exons ATGGGTAACTCTATGATAGCTGCCTGCAAAAATG GGAAATTTTCTTTGGAGGAGGTAGACTCTTATTTTCCTGTTAGAACAGAATGTCAAGCTGATGTCCCCAAGACTTTTTTCAGACCAAAG GTAGGAAAAACTCTCAGTGAAAGAAGATGGAATGCTGCATTCTCTCAAGAGGGTTACTTGGATATAGCAGGTGTTCTTAGACGAATCCAACGAGGg GGGATTCATCCATCAATAAAAGGGGCTGTCTGGGAGTTCTTGCTGGGTTGTTTTGATCCCAATAGCACATTTGAGGAAAGAAATGAGCTTAGACAACGGCGAAG AGAGCAGTATGCTGCATGGAAATCTGAATGCCAAAAGATTGTACCAGTGATTGGCAGTGGGAAATTTACCACAAATGCTATAGTCACTGATGATGGTCAACCTACAGAGCATTCGAACACTTCCAGTGATGCACAAAATACTAACAGTGCCCTGCCGGTCGATAATGGCGTTTGTGACAAGAAAGTTATTCAGTGGAAGCTTAACTTGTCCCAAATTG GTCTGGATGTTGTTCGCACAGATCGTGCTCTTGTATTTTTTGAGAATCAAGCTAATCAGGCAAAACTCTGGGACGTGCTTGCTGTCTATGCATGGATGGATAAAGATATTGGTTATGTTCAAG GGATGACTGACATTTGCTCCCCAATGGTTATTCTACTTGAGAATGAAGCAGATGCATTCTGGTGCTTCGAACATGCAATGCTTAGATTG CGAGAAAATTTCAAGTGCACCGCAAATTCAATAGGAGTGCAATCTCAACTAAGTACCCTTGCACAAATTGTTAAAACTGTTGATCCGAAGCTTCATCAACACCTTG AGGAGTTAGATGGTGGAGAATATCTATTTGCGTTACGCATGCTGATGGTACTTTTCCGCAGAGAGCTCTCATTTGTCGATGCACTCTATCTTTGGGAG GTGATGTGGGCCATGGAGTACAACCCAAAGATATATTCATTGTATGACAACACACGGGAACAACTTCCCGAGCTGGTATATGATGGTAAAGTAAATGATAAGCAGCTAAAGCAGTATGGCAAATTTGAGAGGAAAAAAGTGAGAACTGGTGCAACAAAACAGAATGATGCCCTTGCCATTTTCCTAGTTGCAAGTGTTCTTGAGACCAAGAAAAAGCGGCTTATGAAAGAGGCAAAGGGCCTAGATGATGTTGTCCAG ATTGTGGGTGAGATAACTGGGAATTTGGATGCAAAGAAAGCACTAAATAAGGCTCTGAAGGTTCATAAGAAATACTTGAACAAGGCAAGTTTCTTTATTCACCGTTCTCTGCTTCACCCCCCCCCCTAA